CAGCATCCGTTCCTTCTTTAAGAACTTCCCACGAACCGATTGGAATCTGCTTTAATTCGGTATCCATCACAACTCCCCAACCATTCCCACGAGGGAAACGCATAGCAATCGGACCATCATTATAGTTTAAGGCTGTATTGACCATATGCTGACCTTCGTTTTCATCTTTAGGCATCATCAACACCATATTCGGAACATGGCGTAAGAAAGCAATATCGAAAACGCCTTGATGCGTTTCACCATCGGAACCAACCAATCCGGCACGATCGATCCCTATGAATACGTTCAAGTTTTGACGGCAGATATCATGAACGACCTGGTCATAAGCTCTTTGCAGGAAGGTTGAATAAATAGCCAGGAAAGGTTTCATTTTTTGCGTTGCCAATCCTGCAGCAAAAGTTGCAGCATGCTGCTCGGCAATCCCTACATCATAGAAACGCTCTGGGAACTCTTGAGAAAAGCCCACCAACTTCGATCCTACGGGCATCGCAGGTGTAATCGCGACAATCCGCTCATCGTCACGAGCCAGCCTGCTGACAGTATCACTTACAAGAGCGCTCCAAGCAGGACCTTTACTAGGGGATTTCACGAAATCGCCAGTCTCGATCTTATATGGACCTGTCCCATGCCAGTTCCCTGTTGTATCCAATTCGGCAGGTGAATATCCTTTGCCCTTTTTGGTGATGACATGCAACAGTACAGGTCCCTTCGTTTTCTTGGCATATCTTAAATTCTCCAGCAATTCTTCATAATTGTGACCATCTACCGGTCCAAGATATGTGAAACCAAGCTCTTCGAAAAAGATTCCTGAGACCAATAAGTACTTCATGCTATCCTTCAAGCGTTCAGCTGTAGCTGCAAGTTTACCACCGACTGCAGGTATTTTTTTCAAAAGCTGCTCTAATTCATCTTTTGCCCAGTTATATTTACCTGCTGTCCGCAATCTTCCCAATATCGTGTGTAAAGCACCTACGTTAGGGGCTATGGACATTTCATTATCATTCAGGATAACGATCATGTCCTTTTTTTCATCACCGATATGGTTCAACGCTTCAAGCGCCATTCCGCCTGTTAGTGCACCGTCCCCGATTACAGGCAGAATAAAACTGCTTTCCCCTTTGATATCACGGGCAGCCGCCATTCCCATTGCAGCTGAAAGGGAAGTCGAACTGTGACCTGTTTCCCAAACATCATGGGGGCTTTCAATCATTTTCGGAAAACCGCAAAGACCTTTATATTTCTTTAATGTGTCGAACTCTCCTGCTCTGCCAGTCAGGATTTTATGGACATAGGATTGA
This sequence is a window from Brevibacillus sp. JNUCC-41. Protein-coding genes within it:
- the dxs gene encoding 1-deoxy-D-xylulose-5-phosphate synthase; translation: MDLLSIKDPSFLKKMNNEELVELSMEIRKFLVEKLSVTGGHIGPNLGVVELTIALHKEFDSPNDKILWDVGHQSYVHKILTGRAGEFDTLKKYKGLCGFPKMIESPHDVWETGHSSTSLSAAMGMAAARDIKGESSFILPVIGDGALTGGMALEALNHIGDEKKDMIVILNDNEMSIAPNVGALHTILGRLRTAGKYNWAKDELEQLLKKIPAVGGKLAATAERLKDSMKYLLVSGIFFEELGFTYLGPVDGHNYEELLENLRYAKKTKGPVLLHVITKKGKGYSPAELDTTGNWHGTGPYKIETGDFVKSPSKGPAWSALVSDTVSRLARDDERIVAITPAMPVGSKLVGFSQEFPERFYDVGIAEQHAATFAAGLATQKMKPFLAIYSTFLQRAYDQVVHDICRQNLNVFIGIDRAGLVGSDGETHQGVFDIAFLRHVPNMVLMMPKDENEGQHMVNTALNYNDGPIAMRFPRGNGWGVVMDTELKQIPIGSWEVLKEGTDAAILTFGTTIPMALEAAEMLEKEDYSVKVINARFIKPLDENMLSSLLGEKMPILTIEEAVLQGGFGSSVLEYAHDQGFYGAIIDRMGIPDYFIEHGSVDELLEEIGLTTETAIKKIKMITPKKEKRA